From Sphingopyxis sp. USTB-05, the proteins below share one genomic window:
- a CDS encoding nitroreductase, whose translation MFNDTSSLLAHLATRRSGKARDMIAPGPGAAQLHDIIALALRTPDHGKLAPWRIVTVADNQREAFAELLKKAWVAENPGAAGMDLSALDQFAHQAPTLLVLLSTPIPGSKIPVWEQQMSAGAVGMNLLHAAHAHGFVGSWLTGWAAYSAEVAAAFGASEDDTIVGYFFLGTPARELDERPRPEYDDVVRPWEI comes from the coding sequence ATGTTCAACGACACCTCCTCGCTCCTCGCCCATCTCGCCACCCGCCGTTCGGGCAAGGCGCGCGACATGATCGCGCCCGGCCCCGGCGCCGCGCAGCTTCACGATATCATCGCGCTCGCGCTGCGCACCCCCGACCATGGAAAACTGGCACCCTGGCGCATCGTCACAGTCGCCGACAATCAGCGCGAGGCCTTTGCCGAGCTGCTCAAAAAGGCGTGGGTGGCCGAAAATCCCGGCGCCGCGGGCATGGACCTCTCGGCGCTCGACCAGTTCGCGCATCAGGCGCCGACCTTGCTCGTCCTGCTCTCCACGCCGATTCCGGGCAGCAAGATTCCCGTTTGGGAGCAGCAGATGTCGGCGGGCGCAGTCGGGATGAACCTGCTCCACGCCGCACACGCACACGGTTTCGTCGGCAGTTGGCTGACCGGCTGGGCCGCCTATAGTGCCGAAGTCGCTGCGGCGTTCGGCGCGAGTGAAGACGACACGATCGTCGGCTACTTCTTTCTGGGAACCCCGGCGCGCGAACTCGATGAACGCCCTCGCCCCGAATATGACGATGTTGTTCGGCCATGGGAAATTTAG
- a CDS encoding GntR family transcriptional regulator, whose translation MLDQSKPVYQRLRDVIANAILDGTFRDGDMLPSVRSLAAEEGANPLTVAKAYQTFQDEGLVTVKRGVGMFVAEGATERLRDLMRADFLANVWPPVAQQMRRIGLDARALLDLTEA comes from the coding sequence ATGCTCGATCAGTCAAAACCCGTGTACCAGCGCCTGCGCGATGTCATCGCGAACGCCATCCTCGACGGCACTTTCCGCGACGGCGACATGCTACCGTCGGTCCGGTCGCTCGCGGCCGAGGAAGGCGCCAATCCGCTGACAGTGGCCAAGGCGTATCAGACGTTTCAGGACGAAGGGCTGGTCACGGTCAAACGTGGGGTCGGCATGTTCGTCGCCGAAGGCGCGACCGAGCGCCTGCGCGACCTGATGCGCGCCGATTTCCTCGCCAATGTCTGGCCGCCCGTCGCGCAACAGATGCGCCGCATCGGCCTCGACGCAAGAGCCTTGCTCGATCTGACCGAGGCGTAA
- a CDS encoding tetratricopeptide repeat protein: MDLRRVWTGALLLAALLLGACGGGSSAAPRKALEERRAALQSAIASDPAVIAERVELARVAIRLGDGVGAEAAVKGALEAGAKEAALRPLLARSYAMQGEGSRALQTLDDGPVIPEMIGEAAWVAGDVHLSNGDLTAAREAYDRAVHELPRNSALWVDVARFRDANADVLGARDAVDYAIELDKANSAALAFKANLVRTEEGLKASLDWYERALTADPDNEDALIEQAATLGDLGRYRDMLTALRHAATIVPRDPRLFYLQAVLAARADNYPLARSLLQRTRGELDEQPSFMLLSAVVELELGGEAVAATWADRLLAEQPENFTARRILAAAEWADGDADAALEALLPLVRRPDADSWSLLLAARSAAELGRRIESADYQGRAAALAPGEAVPFAADDDYGLLTMAANAEPLNPAKAIPAIAADLASGNSARAIARATQLRDANRGVADAHILLGDAALAGGRYELAVQAYRAARDLDAGERTTLRLANALFRAGDAAGSGAAILALRNSQPSSIAADRLSGHLAMDIEHWDEAIAHFDHVRSRIGDRDVVVLRELARAWAAKGDDDRALPLIDRAYRLQPLNAGIMEFYADLLERRGSKQAAADLRDKAAQIGQ, from the coding sequence ATGGATTTGCGCCGCGTCTGGACGGGCGCGCTGCTGCTGGCGGCGCTGCTGCTCGGAGCGTGCGGGGGCGGTTCGTCTGCCGCGCCGCGCAAGGCGCTCGAGGAACGCCGGGCCGCGCTTCAGAGCGCGATCGCGAGCGATCCGGCGGTCATCGCCGAGCGCGTCGAACTGGCGCGCGTCGCGATCCGGCTGGGCGACGGCGTGGGGGCCGAAGCGGCGGTCAAGGGCGCGTTGGAGGCTGGCGCCAAGGAGGCCGCGCTGCGTCCGTTGCTGGCCCGTTCCTATGCAATGCAGGGCGAGGGGAGCCGCGCGCTCCAGACGCTCGACGACGGGCCGGTCATTCCCGAGATGATCGGCGAAGCGGCGTGGGTCGCGGGCGACGTGCATTTGAGCAATGGCGATCTGACTGCGGCGCGCGAAGCTTATGACCGCGCGGTGCATGAATTGCCGCGCAATTCGGCGCTATGGGTCGACGTCGCGCGCTTTCGCGACGCCAACGCCGATGTGCTCGGCGCGCGCGACGCGGTCGACTATGCGATCGAGCTCGACAAGGCGAACAGCGCGGCGCTGGCATTCAAGGCCAATCTCGTGCGGACCGAGGAGGGGCTGAAGGCGTCGCTCGACTGGTATGAAAGGGCACTGACCGCCGACCCCGACAATGAAGATGCGTTGATCGAGCAGGCGGCGACGCTCGGCGACCTCGGTCGGTATCGCGATATGCTGACTGCGCTGCGCCACGCGGCGACGATTGTCCCGCGCGACCCGCGCCTGTTCTATCTGCAAGCCGTGCTGGCGGCGCGCGCCGACAATTATCCGCTCGCGCGCAGCCTGCTTCAGCGCACGCGCGGTGAACTCGACGAACAACCGTCGTTCATGCTGTTGAGTGCGGTCGTCGAGCTCGAACTCGGCGGAGAGGCGGTCGCGGCGACATGGGCCGACCGCCTGCTGGCTGAGCAGCCCGAGAATTTCACGGCGCGGCGCATTCTTGCGGCGGCCGAATGGGCCGACGGCGACGCCGATGCCGCGCTCGAGGCCCTGCTGCCGCTGGTCCGGCGCCCCGACGCCGATAGCTGGTCTTTGCTGCTCGCGGCGCGCTCTGCGGCCGAACTCGGCCGGCGGATCGAATCGGCGGACTATCAGGGACGCGCGGCGGCGCTGGCGCCGGGCGAAGCGGTGCCCTTTGCCGCCGACGATGATTATGGCCTGCTGACGATGGCGGCCAACGCCGAGCCGCTCAACCCCGCCAAGGCGATCCCCGCGATCGCGGCCGACCTCGCGAGCGGGAACAGCGCGCGTGCGATTGCGCGCGCGACGCAGCTTCGCGACGCGAACCGCGGCGTCGCCGATGCGCATATCTTGCTCGGCGACGCGGCCCTCGCCGGCGGGCGGTACGAGCTTGCCGTGCAGGCCTATCGCGCCGCGCGCGATCTCGACGCGGGCGAGCGGACGACGCTGCGGCTCGCCAATGCGCTGTTTCGCGCCGGCGATGCGGCCGGGTCGGGCGCCGCGATCCTCGCCCTGCGAAACAGCCAGCCGTCGAGCATCGCCGCCGACCGACTATCCGGCCATCTCGCGATGGACATCGAACATTGGGACGAGGCAATCGCGCATTTCGACCATGTCCGCAGCCGTATCGGCGATCGCGACGTCGTGGTCCTGCGCGAACTCGCGCGGGCGTGGGCGGCGAAGGGCGACGACGACCGCGCGCTGCCGCTGATCGATCGCGCTTATCGACTGCAACCGCTCAACGCGGGGATCATGGAATTTTACGCCGACCTGCTGGAGCGCCGCGGCAGCAAGCAGGCGGCGGCAGACCTGCGCGACAAGGCGGCGCAAATCGGGCAGTAG
- the prsR gene encoding PEP-CTERM-box response regulator transcription factor, producing MNDSGANLRKLLVIEDDPGLQAQLKWAYEDCQVLVAGDHDAAIELLRAEEPDVVTLDLGLPPDPDGTREGFRTLQTILEIKPDTKVIVVSGHGERASALTAIASGAWDFYKKPIDIDELGLIVRRAFHVRELEVENARLASQGTSDNRVLGGMITGAPEMQKVTRTIERVANLDVSVMLLGASGTGKELLARGLHEASARRDGAFVAINCAAIPENLLESELFGHEKGAFTGAVKTTEGKIELAHGGTLFLDEVGDIPLPLQVKLLRFLQERTIERIGGRKAIAVDTRIVCATHRDLDAMIAEQSFRDDLYYRLAEMVVKIPSLAERPGDAVLLARHFLHQYAPEMNPGVRGFAPDALQAIDEGRWPGNVRELENRIKRAVIMADGKLVMREDLDLAGGGDEGEEAWLNLRSAREAADRVAIRRAMTQSEGNISAAAKLLGISRPTLYDLLKQYRMQA from the coding sequence ATGAACGACAGCGGGGCCAATCTGCGCAAATTGCTGGTGATCGAAGACGATCCGGGGCTGCAGGCTCAGCTCAAATGGGCGTATGAGGATTGTCAGGTGCTCGTCGCGGGCGATCATGACGCGGCGATCGAGTTGCTGCGTGCTGAGGAGCCCGATGTGGTGACGCTCGACCTCGGCCTGCCGCCCGATCCCGACGGGACGCGCGAGGGCTTTCGCACGCTGCAAACCATTCTGGAGATCAAACCCGACACCAAGGTGATCGTCGTATCGGGACATGGCGAGCGCGCGAGCGCGTTGACCGCGATCGCGAGCGGCGCATGGGATTTCTACAAGAAGCCGATCGACATCGACGAACTGGGGCTGATCGTCCGCCGCGCCTTTCATGTGCGCGAGTTGGAGGTCGAGAATGCGCGGTTGGCCAGTCAGGGGACGAGCGACAATCGCGTCCTCGGCGGGATGATTACCGGCGCGCCCGAGATGCAGAAGGTTACGCGCACGATCGAACGTGTCGCGAACCTTGATGTCAGCGTCATGCTGCTCGGTGCGAGCGGCACCGGCAAAGAACTGCTTGCGCGCGGCCTGCATGAGGCGAGCGCGCGGCGCGACGGAGCGTTCGTCGCGATCAATTGCGCGGCGATCCCGGAGAATCTGCTCGAAAGTGAATTGTTCGGGCATGAGAAGGGCGCGTTCACCGGGGCGGTCAAAACGACCGAGGGCAAGATCGAACTGGCGCATGGCGGCACGCTCTTCCTCGACGAGGTCGGCGATATTCCGCTGCCGCTGCAGGTCAAGTTGCTCCGCTTCCTGCAGGAACGGACGATCGAGCGGATCGGCGGGCGGAAGGCGATCGCGGTCGACACCAGGATCGTGTGCGCAACGCATCGCGATCTTGACGCGATGATCGCCGAACAGAGCTTTCGCGACGATCTTTACTACCGCCTCGCCGAGATGGTGGTGAAAATCCCGTCGCTCGCCGAACGGCCGGGCGATGCGGTGCTGCTCGCGCGGCATTTCCTCCATCAATATGCGCCCGAGATGAACCCTGGGGTGCGCGGCTTTGCCCCCGACGCGCTGCAGGCGATCGACGAGGGCCGCTGGCCCGGCAACGTCCGCGAACTGGAAAACCGCATCAAGCGCGCGGTGATCATGGCCGACGGCAAGCTGGTGATGCGCGAGGATCTCGATCTCGCCGGCGGCGGTGATGAGGGTGAGGAGGCGTGGCTTAACCTGCGCAGCGCGCGCGAGGCGGCCGACCGCGTCGCGATCCGCCGCGCGATGACGCAGAGCGAGGGCAATATCTCGGCGGCGGCCAAGCTGCTCGGGATCAGTCGCCCGACGCTCTATGACCTGCTCAAACAGTATCGGATGCAGGCCTGA
- the prsK gene encoding XrtA/PEP-CTERM system histidine kinase PrsK: MSTLAGLSQILSALALACYSGVTLWLLTRSRSRMAALMPAPRLLTLAAAATASWCGALALFGAGSSQSLVVQALRDIAMLGWIGATFWSPRAPISRPLRLILRMLTTICVLTFLLGAAAHLRAGAAAEPWMAPTLIFATLIVAIGGLLVIDGGVRHASAGQRMPVMAVAGGFAMLWAYELNVQLIGALTGEIASMLIALLPAIALLILPVYIVAALDIGRERMRLSRTAATRTLILLGAAAYLIVIALTGAIARVVGGDYAELAQAISLVVAIGAGGLMLASSRSRAWLSVMISKHFFEHRYDYRAEWMRFTATLAQGGGEDDRNLYRRVAKALAELTGSPGALLMLPGAASGFRIAEQWHWPDRGSEDATLSLRSAFMLQETQHIVDLDAERRGQAGADLAIPEWLIADTRAWVMVPVLHFQRMIAVVVLHRPAVSRALDWEDLDVLRIAGQQAASYLAESQSQQALSEARRFDEFNRRFAFIMHDIKNLASQIGLLARNAERHADKPDFRADMIETLKISAGRLSDLLVRLSPRERGPAAEAGRTLVEPVLNEIAAEMRPRRGLFVGCQAGLSAWADAGAIRQIVQHLVSNAIDASDPDTPVQVIAVAEQGRVRVDVIDQGCGMTREFIRDELFKPFVSTKDSGFGLGAFEALQIAQAMGGAIEVESEPGKGSSFTLWLPLADAREDMGGDARVMKMGSK; this comes from the coding sequence GTGAGCACGCTCGCGGGCCTGTCCCAGATCCTGTCGGCCCTTGCGCTGGCATGTTATTCCGGTGTCACGCTTTGGCTCCTGACGCGATCGCGCTCGCGGATGGCAGCACTGATGCCGGCGCCACGCCTGCTGACGCTGGCGGCTGCGGCGACGGCATCGTGGTGCGGTGCTCTGGCACTTTTCGGAGCGGGCTCGTCGCAGTCGCTGGTCGTTCAGGCGTTGCGCGACATCGCAATGCTCGGCTGGATCGGTGCGACCTTCTGGTCTCCGCGAGCACCGATCTCGCGGCCCCTGCGCCTTATTTTGCGGATGCTCACGACGATCTGCGTGCTGACCTTTCTGCTTGGCGCCGCGGCGCATTTGCGGGCAGGTGCGGCCGCTGAGCCCTGGATGGCGCCGACCCTGATCTTTGCGACCCTGATCGTCGCAATCGGCGGACTGCTCGTCATCGATGGCGGCGTGCGCCATGCAAGCGCGGGCCAACGGATGCCGGTCATGGCGGTCGCCGGCGGCTTTGCGATGCTGTGGGCCTATGAGCTTAACGTCCAACTGATCGGCGCACTGACCGGCGAAATAGCATCAATGCTGATTGCCCTGCTTCCGGCGATCGCGCTGCTGATCCTGCCCGTCTATATCGTCGCCGCACTGGATATCGGGCGCGAGCGGATGCGCCTGTCGCGTACCGCCGCCACCCGCACGCTGATCTTGCTGGGCGCGGCCGCCTATCTGATCGTGATCGCACTGACGGGCGCCATCGCGCGTGTTGTCGGCGGCGATTATGCCGAACTGGCGCAGGCGATCTCGTTGGTCGTCGCGATCGGTGCCGGTGGCCTGATGCTCGCTTCGTCGCGTTCGCGCGCGTGGCTGTCGGTGATGATTTCCAAACATTTCTTCGAGCATCGTTATGACTATCGCGCCGAATGGATGCGTTTCACGGCGACGCTGGCACAAGGCGGCGGCGAGGATGATCGCAATCTGTATCGCCGCGTCGCCAAGGCGCTGGCCGAACTGACCGGAAGCCCAGGCGCGCTGTTGATGCTGCCGGGTGCAGCCAGCGGTTTTCGTATCGCCGAGCAATGGCACTGGCCGGATCGTGGGAGTGAGGATGCAACACTCTCTCTGCGTTCGGCCTTCATGCTGCAGGAAACACAGCATATCGTCGACCTCGATGCCGAGCGGCGGGGGCAGGCAGGGGCTGACCTCGCCATTCCGGAATGGCTGATCGCGGACACGCGCGCATGGGTCATGGTACCGGTGCTGCATTTCCAGCGGATGATCGCGGTCGTCGTCTTGCATCGACCTGCTGTTTCGCGCGCGCTCGATTGGGAGGATCTCGACGTGCTGCGCATCGCCGGGCAACAGGCGGCGAGTTATCTTGCAGAATCGCAGAGTCAGCAAGCCTTGTCGGAGGCGCGGCGTTTCGACGAATTCAACCGCCGCTTTGCCTTCATCATGCACGACATCAAGAATCTGGCGAGCCAGATCGGCCTGCTCGCGCGCAACGCCGAGCGTCATGCCGACAAGCCGGATTTTCGCGCCGACATGATCGAGACGCTGAAGATTTCCGCCGGACGACTGTCGGACCTGCTCGTCCGTTTGTCTCCACGTGAGCGCGGGCCGGCGGCGGAAGCGGGACGGACCTTGGTCGAGCCGGTGCTGAACGAAATTGCCGCGGAGATGCGTCCGCGCCGTGGGTTGTTCGTCGGCTGTCAGGCGGGATTGTCCGCATGGGCCGATGCGGGGGCGATCCGGCAGATCGTCCAGCATCTCGTCAGCAATGCGATCGACGCGTCGGACCCGGACACGCCGGTGCAGGTCATCGCGGTGGCCGAGCAAGGGCGGGTGCGTGTTGATGTCATCGATCAGGGCTGTGGCATGACGCGCGAGTTCATCCGCGACGAACTTTTCAAGCCCTTTGTGTCGACGAAGGATTCGGGATTTGGGCTTGGCGCGTTCGAAGCGCTGCAGATCGCGCAGGCGATGGGCGGCGCGATTGAGGTCGAAAGCGAGCCGGGCAAGGGGAGCAGCTTCACATTGTGGCTGCCGCTCGCCGATGCGCGCGAGGATATGGGGGGCGATGCCCGCGTGATGAAAATGGGATCGAAATGA
- a CDS encoding TIGR03013 family XrtA/PEP-CTERM system glycosyltransferase yields the protein MFRLFKHYVPHAVVWLALIEFFALLGSAEGAWHLYAHQAGFDAGPLVSRWLPLLTFGLANSLAMMATGMYGNEGLRSMRFATARLLAAISLGVIFLSVLGFLLPTATLWRANSLYAMIFAIAVLFVIRLALTQSSGTEAFRRRILVLGAGPRAARLAALADTPGSGLEMVGFIAMSAAEKTVAGAVPRDDIANLSDHVVALRAGEVVLALEERRNALPLNDLLRVKTTGVHVNDIASFIERETGRVDLATTNPSGLIFSDGFSAGQRISKVGKRLFDIVASLLVLVVGLPLIVVAGIAVILDSRGPVFYRQPRVGMFGEPYDIFKIRSMRTDAEASGKAVWASENDPRVTRVGRIIRKLRIDELPQTWCVLKGDMSFVGPRPERPSFVEELEKKLPYYAERHMVKPGLTGWAQINYPYGASVEDARVKLEYDLYYAKNYSPFLDLLILLQTVRVVLWPEGAR from the coding sequence ATGTTTCGGCTGTTTAAACATTATGTTCCGCACGCTGTCGTATGGCTGGCGTTGATCGAATTCTTCGCGCTGCTCGGATCGGCCGAGGGGGCATGGCACCTTTACGCGCATCAGGCGGGTTTCGACGCCGGGCCGCTGGTCAGCCGCTGGCTGCCGCTGCTGACCTTTGGTCTTGCCAATTCGCTCGCGATGATGGCGACCGGGATGTACGGCAACGAAGGGCTGCGCTCGATGCGTTTCGCGACCGCGCGCCTGCTCGCCGCGATTTCGCTTGGGGTGATTTTCCTCTCGGTGCTCGGTTTCCTGCTGCCGACGGCGACGCTGTGGCGCGCCAACAGCCTGTACGCGATGATCTTTGCCATCGCCGTCCTGTTCGTCATCCGCCTCGCGCTCACGCAATCGTCGGGCACGGAAGCATTTCGCCGCCGCATATTGGTGCTCGGCGCCGGGCCGCGTGCGGCTCGGCTGGCGGCTCTGGCCGACACCCCCGGAAGCGGGCTAGAGATGGTCGGCTTCATCGCGATGAGCGCCGCGGAAAAGACGGTGGCTGGAGCAGTTCCGCGCGACGATATCGCCAATCTGTCCGATCATGTCGTTGCGCTTCGCGCCGGCGAAGTCGTTCTTGCGCTGGAAGAGCGTCGCAATGCGCTGCCGCTGAACGACTTGCTGCGCGTCAAGACGACGGGCGTCCACGTCAACGACATCGCGAGCTTCATCGAGCGCGAGACGGGACGCGTCGATCTGGCGACGACCAACCCGAGCGGGCTGATATTTTCCGACGGCTTTTCGGCAGGACAGCGGATTTCGAAAGTCGGCAAGCGATTGTTCGACATCGTTGCCAGCCTGCTGGTTCTGGTTGTCGGCCTGCCGCTGATCGTCGTTGCGGGGATCGCCGTGATACTCGACAGTCGTGGGCCGGTTTTTTACCGCCAGCCCCGGGTCGGGATGTTCGGCGAGCCCTATGACATCTTCAAGATCCGCTCGATGCGTACCGATGCCGAAGCGTCGGGCAAGGCGGTGTGGGCCAGCGAGAACGACCCGCGCGTCACGCGCGTGGGCCGCATCATCCGCAAGTTGCGTATCGATGAACTGCCGCAAACCTGGTGCGTGCTGAAGGGTGACATGAGCTTTGTCGGCCCGCGCCCCGAACGGCCGAGCTTCGTCGAGGAACTCGAAAAGAAGCTGCCCTATTATGCCGAACGCCACATGGTGAAGCCCGGACTGACCGGCTGGGCGCAGATCAACTATCCTTATGGCGCCTCTGTCGAGGATGCGCGCGTGAAGCTAGAGTATGATCTCTATTACGCGAAGAACTACTCGCCCTTCCTCGACCTTTTGATCCTGCTCCAGACGGTTCGCGTCGTGCTGTGGCCGGAGGGGGCGCGCTAG
- a CDS encoding mannose-1-phosphate guanylyltransferase, giving the protein MIQPVILCGGAGTRLWPESRGTRAKQFLLLHGQRSLFRQTVERTPAGANFMPPIILCGDGHVAMVREQMSDREESLLVEPMPRNTAAAIALAVARADADTLLLVMPSDHVIADVDAFHAAIGKGVRLAQQDWLVTFGITPDSPETGFGYIAAGRPLGEDGFAVDRFVEKPPLADAEAMLAAGGYSWNAGIFLFRAARMRDAMLTHCRPIFEAADRAIAAGMNDGDALYADAIEFAKAPSDSIDYAVMEKDDRVAVVPVAMGWSDLGCWHTIHALADKDDADNAVTGDAFLHESRGNLVRAGDKRVSILGMDNIAVIVDGDDILVIPLERSQEVRAAAKARE; this is encoded by the coding sequence ATGATCCAGCCTGTTATCCTGTGCGGCGGCGCCGGCACGCGCCTTTGGCCCGAATCGCGCGGTACCCGCGCGAAACAATTTCTTCTGCTTCACGGCCAGCGCAGCCTGTTCCGACAAACCGTGGAGCGCACTCCGGCGGGCGCCAATTTCATGCCGCCCATAATATTGTGCGGCGACGGGCATGTGGCGATGGTCCGCGAACAGATGAGCGACCGCGAGGAATCGCTGCTCGTCGAGCCAATGCCGCGCAACACGGCCGCGGCAATTGCACTCGCCGTCGCACGGGCAGACGCCGACACCTTGCTGCTCGTTATGCCAAGCGATCACGTCATCGCCGATGTTGACGCTTTTCACGCGGCGATCGGCAAGGGCGTGCGGCTCGCGCAACAGGACTGGCTTGTCACCTTCGGCATCACTCCCGACAGCCCCGAAACCGGCTTCGGCTATATCGCCGCCGGGCGCCCGCTTGGCGAAGATGGTTTTGCGGTCGACAGATTTGTCGAAAAACCCCCGCTCGCCGACGCGGAAGCGATGCTCGCAGCCGGCGGATACAGTTGGAATGCCGGGATATTTCTCTTCCGCGCGGCACGGATGCGCGACGCGATGCTGACGCATTGCCGCCCGATCTTCGAAGCGGCCGACCGGGCCATCGCCGCGGGGATGAACGACGGCGACGCGCTCTACGCCGACGCGATCGAGTTCGCAAAGGCGCCTTCCGATTCGATCGATTATGCGGTGATGGAAAAGGATGATCGCGTCGCGGTCGTCCCCGTTGCAATGGGCTGGTCCGACCTCGGCTGCTGGCACACGATCCACGCGCTCGCCGACAAGGACGATGCCGACAATGCCGTCACCGGCGATGCATTTCTCCACGAAAGCCGCGGCAACCTGGTCCGCGCGGGCGACAAGCGCGTCTCGATCCTCGGCATGGACAATATCGCGGTGATCGTCGACGGTGACGACATATTGGTCATCCCACTCGAACGCTCGCAAGAGGTTCGTGCGGCGGCCAAGGCGCGCGAATAG
- a CDS encoding helix-turn-helix domain-containing protein, whose amino-acid sequence MGGFSCFAEAPLGLLDHGPGELRDRHCHDDAFVAVVLEGGYQEAGDEGRWNVRPGDALIHHAFESHLDRFEAKGARVLVLALPAELAATPAVRGRVADPDRLVRLAERDACAASAHFAEMFVAAGSAALDWPDLLADDLRRLAPFTLADWAEQKGVRPETLSRGFRAAYGCTPKSYRADVRARAALAAARLGNESFADIAHRLHFTDQAHMTHAVARLTGASPGWWRRRQMDTRQR is encoded by the coding sequence ATGGGAGGATTTTCCTGCTTCGCAGAAGCGCCTTTGGGCCTGCTCGATCACGGTCCGGGCGAACTTCGCGATCGTCATTGCCACGACGATGCCTTTGTCGCGGTCGTGCTTGAGGGCGGCTATCAGGAAGCCGGTGACGAAGGGCGCTGGAACGTCCGTCCGGGCGACGCCCTGATCCATCATGCGTTCGAATCGCACCTCGACCGCTTCGAAGCAAAGGGTGCGCGCGTGCTGGTTCTCGCGCTGCCCGCCGAACTCGCTGCGACGCCGGCCGTGCGCGGCCGCGTCGCGGATCCCGATCGCCTCGTCCGCCTCGCCGAGCGCGACGCCTGTGCCGCATCAGCCCATTTCGCCGAGATGTTCGTCGCCGCCGGGTCTGCGGCGCTCGACTGGCCCGACCTGCTCGCCGACGATCTTCGCCGCCTCGCACCCTTCACGCTCGCGGACTGGGCCGAGCAGAAAGGCGTCCGCCCCGAGACACTCAGCCGCGGCTTCCGCGCGGCCTATGGTTGCACACCGAAATCCTATCGCGCCGACGTCCGCGCCCGCGCCGCGCTCGCCGCGGCTCGACTTGGCAACGAGTCGTTCGCCGACATCGCGCACCGCCTGCATTTCACCGATCAGGCGCATATGACCCATGCGGTCGCGCGGCTGACCGGGGCTAGCCCCGGTTGGTGGCGGCGACGTCAAATGGATACAAGACAACGCTGA